A window of Arcobacter acticola genomic DNA:
ATTTATCATATTATCATATGCAATATGAGCTTCTCGTTTTCTTAAAGTACTTTTTAGATAACCTTTAATTTTATTCATCTTTATTCTAGTATGATGTATTTTATAATTATTTGTATCTAATTGCATTTTTACCTCATAATAAATTTTACTATATTTTATTTCTTCTTCTTACTAATAAATAAACAAAAAATGGTGCTCCAATAAATGCAGTTACAACTCCAATAGGAAGGGATGAATCAGTATTTAAATTTCTAGATATTAAATCAGAAAATACTAGAAATATTCCCCCAAAGAAAAATACTGGGAAAAACAATTTATCAGCGCTTTGCTTATAAATAAGTTTAATAATATGAGGAATTACAAGGCCAATAAAACCTATGGGTCCCACAAAACTAATACAAACTCCAACACTTAAAGATACTACAACTAAAAGTAAAAGATTTATTTTATGAACATTTAAACCTTTTAAAAATGCTGTATCATTAGAGAGTAAAAGAAGCTTTATTTTTTGTTTATTTAAATAAATTATTGCATAAAATATCGCACTAACAAGCATAATAATAAGCACAGAATTAAAGCCAACTGTATCTAAACTTCCTAAAGTAAATCGGACAATCGAATAGTTTTCTTGTAAATTACTCATATAAAAAACTAACATCAAAGCAGAACTGTAAAAATATGATAAAGCGATACCAACTAGAAGAATTGAATTAGTAGAAACAGCAATTGAATTTTTATTTATCTGTTTTGAAATAAAATATAAAATCAAAATAGTAACAATAGAGCCAAATACAGATGAAATTGTCATATACATAAATGGAAAAAATACTATAGAAATAGCTGTAAAAAGTGTTGTTCCACTAGCAATTCCCAAAGTATAAGGAGTGATTAATTCATTTTTAAAAATAATTTGAAAAATCAAACCACCTAAAGCTAATATCCCACCAACAAAAAAAGCCAAGACAACCCTTGAAACTCTTAAATCCCAAAATATAGTAAAGCTAGTGCTTGAACTATCAAAAATATCTTCTAAAGATAAGGCTATCTCTCCTAAAAAAGGTGAGCTTACTAGAATGATAAAACTAATTAAATATAAAAA
This region includes:
- a CDS encoding FecCD family ABC transporter permease, whose amino-acid sequence is MKFFLYLISFIILVSSPFLGEIALSLEDIFDSSSTSFTIFWDLRVSRVVLAFFVGGILALGGLIFQIIFKNELITPYTLGIASGTTLFTAISIVFFPFMYMTISSVFGSIVTILILYFISKQINKNSIAVSTNSILLVGIALSYFYSSALMLVFYMSNLQENYSIVRFTLGSLDTVGFNSVLIIMLVSAIFYAIIYLNKQKIKLLLLSNDTAFLKGLNVHKINLLLLVVVSLSVGVCISFVGPIGFIGLVIPHIIKLIYKQSADKLFFPVFFFGGIFLVFSDLISRNLNTDSSLPIGVVTAFIGAPFFVYLLVRRRNKI